From the genome of Deltaproteobacteria bacterium, one region includes:
- the rpsG gene encoding 30S ribosomal protein S7 yields the protein MPRRRVVTKRKILPDPKYKNLGVAKFINNIMECGKKSVAERILYQAMEIIRDRTKEDPLKLFEKSVNNVKPILEVKSRRVGGATYQVPTEVRAERRTALAIRWLITYAKDRSEKSMEEKLAAEFIDAANNRGGAVKKREDVHKMAEANKAFAHYRW from the coding sequence ATGCCCAGAAGACGCGTAGTGACCAAGCGGAAAATTCTCCCCGACCCCAAGTATAAAAACTTGGGGGTAGCCAAGTTTATCAATAACATCATGGAATGCGGCAAGAAAAGTGTGGCGGAACGCATTCTCTACCAAGCCATGGAAATTATCCGGGACCGGACGAAAGAAGACCCGCTAAAGCTCTTCGAGAAATCTGTTAACAATGTAAAACCGATCCTCGAGGTGAAATCTCGTAGAGTGGGAGGAGCTACTTATCAGGTGCCCACGGAAGTGCGCGCGGAAAGACGGACAGCTTTAGCCATTCGCTGGCTGATTACCTATGCCAAAGACCGATCCGAAAAGAGCATGGAGGAAAAATTAGCAGCAGAATTTATCGATGCCGCGAATAATCGGGGGGGGGCCGTTAAGAAAAGAGAAGATGTCCACAAAATGGCCGAGGCCAACAAGGCCTTTGCCCATTATCGGTGGTAA
- the rpsL gene encoding 30S ribosomal protein S12, whose product MPTINQLIRLGRRKIKRKTAAPALMNSPQRRGVCIRVYTSTPKKPNSALRKVARVRLTNGYEITTYIPGVGHNLQEHSVVLIRGGRVKDLPGVRYHIIRGTLDSVGVQNRKKSRSKYGAKRPK is encoded by the coding sequence ATGCCCACAATTAATCAACTGATCCGTCTCGGACGCCGGAAAATAAAACGAAAAACGGCTGCCCCGGCTTTAATGAATTCGCCACAGCGAAGGGGTGTTTGCATCCGAGTATACACTTCAACTCCCAAAAAGCCCAACTCGGCTTTAAGAAAAGTTGCCCGGGTACGTTTGACGAACGGGTACGAGATTACCACCTATATTCCAGGAGTAGGGCATAACCTCCAAGAACATTCGGTTGTATTAATCCGCGGTGGGCGGGTGAAAGATCTCCCAGGAGTTCGCTATCATATCATCCGGGGGACCCTCGATTCTGTGGGGGTTCAAAACCGGAAGAAGAGCCGTTCAAAATACGGGGCCAAAAGGCCAAAGTGA